ATAGATAAAAATTATATGTAAATTTTGCTATATATGTTTAATCTATCTAACTAATAAAATAGCCCCACCCATATCCCCTATCTCCGAGCATAGCGAGGAGAGTAACAAAAACCGTAGGTTTTTGTCTGAATTCATCACCGCCCTTTAGGGCGGTGCTTTCTTAGCAACAATCAATGGTAAATTTTAATAAAATTTGCAAACAACATACTTTGAAATTGTTGTGTCGTATAAAATCAATAATAAAAAAATTTAGGTGCATACTATGGAAGAGGAACTGCAGAAGTTGGAGGGGATTCCAAAGAAGATATACGAGGATATAGACAAAGATATTGAGATAAAATCTCTCCTAAAAATGTCCAATATAATGGCTGTTAAAAGAATGGGCTTTAATGACCACGGAAAAACCCATGCAAAAATCGTAGCAAACAATGCAATAAAAATACTTAAAATTCTCTACAAAAATGGTATTGAACCAAGTTTTGTGGAGGATTATAACGGAACTTTTGAAGATTCATTGGTTATTGTTCTTCTCTCCGCATATTTGCACGATATTGGAAATGCAGTTCATAGATTTAATCATCATTTCCACTCCACATACTTAGCAAGGCCT
This sequence is a window from Methanotorris formicicus Mc-S-70. Protein-coding genes within it:
- a CDS encoding HD domain-containing protein, coding for MEEELQKLEGIPKKIYEDIDKDIEIKSLLKMSNIMAVKRMGFNDHGKTHAKIVANNAIKILKILYKNGIEPSFVEDYNGTFEDSLVIVLLSAYLHDIGNAVHRFNHHFHSTYLARPILERILKKYYKNPTPIITETLHAIYSHNEGIMGQTIEAGVVAVADGTDMTEGRSRVPICKGCYDIHSVSAASIKEVIIIGLSQIHLNT